One stretch of Armigeres subalbatus isolate Guangzhou_Male chromosome 2, GZ_Asu_2, whole genome shotgun sequence DNA includes these proteins:
- the LOC134218136 gene encoding transmembrane protein 115: MASSSSNNAMYLRQQFSALLGNTSSSIKFICISTLVGYALSFSDRAVDILSVTPGYLMPPTFWIWTIFTFCFIELHFWEVLVDLITVGLCGKLIEPSWGQMEMLQYFAITNIGVAILTSFYYLFYSMITKDAEFLFDVHIHGLAGMNAAVSVAVTQIMPDHLIARTPLGKFTNRNVPLTVVVVSIIMWAIGFLDGTYPAMFASGLYVSWVYLRFYQRHSNGTRGDSAENFRFASFFPNVLQPFINLIANPVYLGCLRIGLVKRLTPQQSSSSSLQSVSVQSLVGVDPHDMERRRQIALKALSERLSKTTDSSRQNTLPKSFPQTGASGKHHHHHHGGHHGHHHGGHLPFPMTLERPAIPLPPPPSKSALKTDSTKQNSSSSTTTVNLINLDQTEQGQSEVSTTNT; encoded by the exons ATGgcgagcagcagcagcaataaCGCAATGTACTTGCGGCAGCAATTTTCTGCTCTGCTGGGGAACACTTCGTCATCCATCAAGTTTATCTGCATTTCGACACTGGTCGGTTATGCATTATCCTTCTCGGACCGGGCAGTGGACATCCTCAGCGTCACGCCGGGCTACCTGATGCCACCAACGTTTTGGATATGGACAATATTCACATTCTGTTTTATTGAACTGCACTTCTGGGAAGTGCTGGTGGATCTGATTACAGTGGGGCTGTGCGGGAAGCTGATTGAACCATCCTGGGGTCAGATGGAGATGCTGCAGTATTTTGCCATCACCAATATCGGCGTGGCGATATTGACCAGCTTTTACTATCTGTTCTACTCAATGATAACCAAAGACGCTGAATTTCTGTTCGACGTCCATATCCATGGACTGGCCGGAATGAATGCAG CTGTTAGTGTTGCTGTAACACAAATCATGCCAGATCATTTAATTGCTCGGACACCGCTCGGGAAATTTACGAACAG GAATGTTCCACTTACGGTAGTGGTTGTGTCAATAATTATGTGGGCAATCGGTTTTTTGGACGGCACGTATCCAGCAATGTTTGCTTCGGGGCTGTACGTTTCATGGGTCTATCTTCGGTTTTACCAGCGGCATTCCAACGGAACCCGCGGAGACAGTGCAGAAAACTTCCGTTTTGCCAGCTTCTTCCCCAATGTATTGCAACCTTTCATAAACCTAATTGCTAATCCTGTGTATCTGGGTTGCCTACGAATTGGTTTGGTCAAGCGATTGACACCACAGCAAAGCAGTTCGTCTTCGCTACAATCAGTCAGCGTCCAGTCACTCGTAGGTGTTGATCCTCATGACATGGAACGACGAAG gcAAATTGCATTAAAGGCTCTCAGTGAGCGGTTATCTAAAACCACAGATTCTAGTCGTCAAAACACATTGCCTAAATCTTTCCCGCAGACGGGCGCTTCTGGAAAGcatcaccaccatcatcacGGAGGGCACCACGGTCACCATCACGGTGGTCACTTGCCCTTCCCCATGACCCTCGAACGACCAGCAATTCCTCTTCCTCCTCCACCGAGTAAGTCAGCGCTAAAAACCGACTCGACGAAGCAGAATAGTAGCAGCAGCACAACTACGgtaaatttgattaatttggACCAAACCGAACAAGGCCAGTCGGAGGTATCGACGACGAATACTTAA
- the LOC134213689 gene encoding chromobox protein homolog 3-like, whose product MGKAKDNKPSDSESSEEEEYVVEKVVDRRERKGKVEYFLKWKGYDSSANTWEPRENLECPELIKAFEDARTAAKKESSTKEKEKEKEKKKPSKPSSTSSKRKADSDEEGSDDDKDDSASTKSSKSKTAADNDAAASDDGMNGFERGYVPEKILGATEANNELLFLIQWKDKDKAQLVSSKEARKHCPQLVIDFYEERLIWQSSDSAE is encoded by the coding sequence ATGGGCAAGGCCAAGGATAACAAGCCTTCCGATAGCGAATCTAGTGAGGAGGAAGAGTACGTCGTCGAGAAGGTCGTAGATAGGCGGGAGCGCAAAGGCAAGGTTGAGTATTTCTTGAAATGGAAAGGATACGATTCCTCGGCCAACACCTGGGAACCCAGAGAAAACTTGGAATGTCCCGAACTGATCAAGGCATTCGAAGACGCTCGTACTGCAGCAAAAAAGGAGAGCAGCACCAAGGAAAaggagaaggaaaaggaaaagaaaaaacCAAGCAAACCTTCCTCTACTAGCTCTAAGCGGAAGGCCGATTCGGATGAAGAGGGCTCAGATGACGACAAAGATGATTCCGCATCAACCAAATCGAGCAAATCTAAGACCGCCGCGGATAATGATGCAGCTGCTAGTGATGACGGCATGAATGGATTCGAACGGGGATACGTTCCGGAGAAAATTCTTGGAGCAACAGAAGCAAACAATGAACTACTTTTCCTGATCCAGTGGAAGGACAAGGATAAGGCACAGCTTGTATCATCAAAGGAAGCACGTAAGCACTGTCCGCAACTGGTCATAGATTTCTATGAGGAACGTCTCATCTGGCAATCATCTGATTCCGCAGAGTAA